In a single window of the Hydrogenobaculum sp. 3684 genome:
- the smc gene encoding chromosome segregation protein SMC: MGNAYIEKIVVTNFKSYGTEKLEIPIGEGFVGIVGPNGAGKSNIGDAISFGLGLSTSKTMRAKNLTHLIYSKQGQREDFAQVDVHFSNPQIFGYDEFVVTRIIYKDGKSLYKLNGKIIREKDLHLILARGGIYKEGYNIVLQGDIVKFVKMTPLERRKIIEDVAGISEYEQKRQFALEELGEADIKIRELKPLVEELEANLEKFEKEKERLRQYKALMEKKHILECVLLLKEKQNLLKDLQKTSEEKEALETKSSKLLETIDIKTKELKDVEQKITNLQETLLPYRESSGKLSAKIEYIKEQKALKEKELKKELSHKEDIEKKIDFLQKDLLNLEKELLEVEQEKLSKEKEIYNIEHIIKEKEKELKSTEEKLNLSPEEIEQIEKKEKELKSILEQKKKQYQQYIDQIQDISQKQNRYKDDIQRLKADLQALEQKDSVEEKLKTFQKNIEEARLSIEAIQQTIAKYTSSLTETKKEIEQIISEKARIESQLRYNDDDTYIFQNIKGVYGKVEDLISLKDEEYKTAIEAAAGARLSYVVVESEEVAKTCIELLKKNSDKRVSFIPLNRIKTQSLPPYPRQRGYIDFALKLVDYDKTLEPAISFVFGDTLVVESFDVAKSLQNYRCVTLEGEVFEKTGVITGGKAKQHSNIGKKALLEKLESLNEKYNLLKEKEQQLDQNISKAKSTLIEKEGIIAINTKYIKDLENQKKDTLLQKSNILERIKSGEEYIEHLENKKKELLEMLEPLKEEIKYIEEKLTNLELRKKDILSYYTSKEIKELKDSIEYYKKLHLDKTKELNTVELKKNDISKNIEYVKSSIDQKKQELIGAHSQIKSLEQELMSLELELKSAEEELKESNAMFYKLYEEKELLEKEQKNLQSELGGLKLEHERLLEEIGSLSNDITRIQTKIESINEALKEKEYDGTIYEEQNQSASKLKEELERTKKLLESMSDINLKAEEEYEETLNRLKDYKEKLDQLIKDKQAIKAMIEEIDRKKYSAFMEAFNNIRKNFKEIYAKVSYQGKADLSLDNEEDPFSGGVSIFVKPRGKDVQYVEAISGGEQTLAAISLIFAIQEYKPSVFYYFDEIDAHLDEANAYLLGQMIKEKSKNVQFIVVTLRENLANFADKLIGVTNKDGISKTLTFKSLKEVS, translated from the coding sequence ATGGGAAATGCCTATATAGAAAAAATTGTAGTTACAAACTTTAAATCCTACGGCACAGAAAAACTAGAAATACCAATAGGGGAGGGCTTTGTAGGGATAGTGGGGCCAAACGGTGCTGGCAAATCAAACATAGGTGATGCCATATCCTTTGGTCTTGGGCTTTCCACATCAAAAACCATGCGGGCTAAAAACCTCACACACCTTATATATTCAAAACAAGGCCAAAGAGAAGATTTTGCACAGGTGGATGTACACTTTTCAAACCCACAGATATTTGGATACGATGAGTTTGTAGTTACAAGGATTATCTATAAAGATGGTAAAAGCTTATATAAACTAAACGGCAAAATTATAAGAGAAAAAGATTTGCATCTAATACTTGCAAGAGGTGGCATATACAAAGAAGGCTACAACATAGTATTACAAGGAGATATAGTAAAATTTGTAAAAATGACACCTTTAGAGCGAAGAAAAATAATAGAAGATGTAGCAGGTATAAGCGAATACGAGCAAAAAAGACAGTTTGCTTTAGAAGAGCTAGGAGAAGCTGATATAAAAATAAGAGAACTAAAACCCTTAGTAGAAGAACTAGAGGCAAATTTAGAAAAATTTGAAAAAGAAAAAGAAAGGCTCCGTCAATACAAAGCTTTAATGGAGAAAAAACATATACTTGAGTGTGTTTTGCTTTTAAAAGAAAAACAAAACCTTTTAAAGGACTTACAAAAGACTTCCGAGGAAAAAGAAGCTTTAGAAACTAAAAGCTCAAAACTTTTAGAAACCATAGATATTAAAACCAAAGAACTAAAGGATGTAGAACAAAAAATAACAAACTTACAAGAAACCCTTCTTCCTTACAGAGAATCTTCTGGTAAGCTATCTGCAAAGATAGAATATATAAAAGAGCAAAAAGCCTTAAAAGAAAAAGAACTAAAAAAAGAGTTATCCCATAAAGAAGATATTGAAAAAAAGATTGATTTTCTTCAAAAAGATTTACTTAATCTAGAAAAAGAGCTTTTAGAAGTAGAGCAAGAAAAACTTTCAAAAGAAAAAGAGATTTATAATATAGAACATATAATAAAAGAAAAAGAAAAAGAATTAAAATCCACCGAAGAAAAGCTAAACCTTTCACCAGAGGAGATAGAACAAATAGAAAAAAAAGAAAAAGAATTAAAATCTATTTTAGAACAAAAGAAAAAACAATACCAGCAATATATAGACCAAATTCAAGATATATCCCAAAAACAAAATAGATACAAAGACGACATACAAAGACTAAAAGCCGATTTACAAGCGTTAGAACAAAAAGACTCTGTTGAAGAAAAATTAAAAACATTCCAAAAAAATATAGAAGAGGCAAGACTTTCTATAGAGGCGATACAGCAAACTATAGCCAAATATACAAGTTCTTTGACAGAAACAAAAAAAGAAATAGAGCAAATCATATCAGAAAAAGCAAGAATAGAGTCTCAGCTTAGATACAACGATGATGATACTTATATATTCCAAAATATAAAAGGTGTTTATGGTAAAGTAGAAGATCTTATAAGCTTAAAAGACGAAGAATACAAAACAGCTATAGAAGCTGCGGCTGGGGCTAGGCTTTCTTATGTGGTTGTAGAATCTGAAGAAGTAGCAAAAACTTGTATTGAGCTTTTAAAAAAGAACTCTGATAAAAGAGTAAGCTTTATACCCTTAAACCGTATAAAAACCCAAAGTTTACCACCTTATCCAAGACAGCGCGGATATATAGACTTTGCACTAAAGCTTGTTGATTACGATAAAACATTGGAGCCTGCCATAAGCTTTGTTTTTGGTGATACTCTTGTGGTAGAGAGCTTTGATGTGGCTAAAAGCCTACAAAACTATAGATGTGTAACATTAGAAGGAGAGGTATTTGAAAAAACCGGTGTTATAACAGGAGGAAAAGCAAAACAACACTCAAACATCGGCAAAAAAGCCCTTTTAGAAAAACTAGAATCTTTAAACGAAAAATATAACCTCTTAAAAGAAAAAGAACAACAACTCGATCAAAACATTAGCAAAGCAAAGTCTACTCTCATAGAAAAAGAAGGCATAATAGCAATAAATACAAAGTATATCAAAGATTTGGAAAATCAAAAAAAAGATACGCTTTTACAAAAATCAAATATATTAGAGCGTATAAAATCTGGTGAAGAATACATAGAGCACTTAGAAAACAAGAAAAAAGAGTTATTGGAGATGTTAGAACCTTTAAAAGAGGAGATAAAGTATATAGAAGAAAAGCTTACAAACTTAGAACTTAGAAAAAAAGATATACTTTCATACTATACTAGCAAAGAGATAAAAGAGCTTAAAGATAGCATAGAATATTACAAAAAGCTTCATTTAGACAAAACAAAAGAACTAAACACCGTAGAACTAAAGAAAAATGACATCTCAAAAAATATAGAATATGTAAAATCCTCTATAGACCAAAAAAAGCAAGAACTTATTGGAGCTCATTCTCAAATAAAGAGTTTAGAACAAGAGCTAATGTCTTTAGAACTTGAACTAAAAAGCGCAGAAGAAGAGTTAAAAGAATCAAATGCAATGTTTTATAAGCTTTACGAAGAGAAAGAGCTTTTAGAAAAAGAGCAAAAAAATTTACAATCAGAACTAGGTGGTCTTAAACTAGAGCACGAAAGGCTTTTGGAGGAGATTGGCTCTTTATCAAACGACATCACAAGAATTCAAACAAAGATAGAATCTATAAACGAAGCTCTAAAAGAAAAGGAGTACGACGGTACCATCTACGAAGAGCAAAACCAAAGCGCTTCAAAATTAAAAGAAGAATTAGAGCGTACCAAAAAACTTTTGGAGAGCATGAGCGATATAAATCTAAAAGCCGAAGAAGAATACGAAGAAACCCTAAACAGATTAAAAGACTACAAAGAAAAATTAGATCAACTCATCAAAGACAAGCAAGCGATAAAGGCTATGATAGAGGAGATAGATAGAAAAAAGTACAGCGCTTTTATGGAAGCTTTTAACAACATAAGAAAAAATTTCAAAGAAATATACGCTAAAGTATCTTATCAAGGAAAAGCGGATTTATCTTTGGACAACGAAGAGGACCCATTTTCTGGCGGTGTTTCTATATTTGTAAAACCAAGAGGAAAAGATGTGCAGTACGTAGAAGCAATATCTGGAGGAGAACAAACATTAGCGGCAATATCTCTAATCTTTGCTATACAAGAGTATAAACCATCGGTGTTTTATTACTTTGATGAGATAGATGCTCATTTAGACGAGGCAAATGCATATCTTCTTGGCCAGATGATAAAAGAAAAATCAAAAAATGTGCAGTTTATAGTGGTAACCCTCAGAGAAAACCTAGCAAACTTTGCAGACAAGCTTATAGGAGTAACCAACAAAGACGGTATTTCAAAAACCCTTACCTTCAAATCTTTAAAAGAAGTGTCTTAA
- a CDS encoding argininosuccinate synthase: MAKRVILAYSGGLDTSIIVRWLTERGFEVITYTADVGQKEELSEIPEKARKAGAIEAIVEDIREEFAKDFCLPTLRALALYEGKYPLTASLSRPLISKKLIEYAKKRNADYIAHGSTGKGNDQVRFEVSAWALNPDIEVLAPVREWEFKSREQEIEYALKYNIPVKATKENPYSIDRNLWGVSIECGILEDPYQEPPKDAYQITKDPEEAPNTPEYVEITFEEGTPVAINGKSFDTLYKLIEHLNDIAAPHGVGRIDMVENRLVGIKSREIYEAPGAMCLYKAYNDLVSLTLDKYTYQYLIGHVSNTYANLVYEGLWFSPLREALDAFNNNISKYINGTVRLKLYKGNIDVVGRKSPNALYIEELSTYTEKDAFDHKAGAMFTKVYGLPLKVLGRVKAKNQK, encoded by the coding sequence ATGGCAAAAAGAGTGATACTTGCTTATTCTGGTGGTTTGGATACATCTATCATAGTAAGATGGCTTACGGAAAGGGGTTTTGAAGTTATAACCTACACAGCAGATGTAGGGCAAAAAGAAGAGCTTTCAGAAATACCAGAAAAAGCTAGGAAAGCTGGGGCTATAGAGGCTATAGTGGAAGACATAAGAGAGGAGTTTGCCAAAGATTTTTGTCTTCCAACCCTTAGAGCTTTGGCTTTGTATGAAGGTAAATATCCTTTGACGGCTTCTTTATCAAGGCCTTTGATATCCAAAAAACTTATAGAATACGCCAAAAAAAGAAATGCAGATTATATAGCCCATGGGTCCACCGGAAAAGGAAACGACCAAGTGAGATTTGAAGTATCTGCTTGGGCTTTAAATCCAGACATAGAAGTATTAGCACCTGTAAGAGAATGGGAATTTAAATCAAGAGAGCAAGAGATAGAATATGCTTTAAAATACAACATTCCTGTAAAAGCTACAAAAGAAAACCCATACTCTATAGATAGAAATCTCTGGGGTGTATCTATAGAATGTGGTATCTTAGAAGACCCTTATCAAGAGCCACCAAAGGATGCCTATCAAATCACAAAAGATCCAGAAGAAGCACCAAATACTCCAGAATATGTAGAGATTACCTTTGAAGAAGGAACTCCTGTAGCTATAAACGGTAAAAGCTTTGATACTCTTTATAAGCTTATAGAACATCTAAATGATATAGCAGCTCCTCACGGCGTAGGACGTATAGATATGGTAGAAAATAGGTTGGTGGGCATAAAAAGTAGAGAGATTTACGAAGCTCCAGGGGCTATGTGTTTATACAAAGCTTACAACGACTTAGTATCTTTGACTTTGGACAAATACACTTATCAGTATCTAATAGGACATGTATCAAACACCTACGCAAATTTAGTATATGAAGGGCTTTGGTTTTCTCCTTTAAGGGAAGCTTTGGACGCTTTTAACAACAACATATCAAAATATATAAACGGTACAGTAAGACTAAAGCTATACAAAGGTAATATAGATGTGGTGGGGAGAAAATCTCCAAACGCTCTATATATTGAAGAGCTTTCCACCTACACAGAAAAAGATGCTTTTGATCATAAAGCTGGTGCTATGTTTACAAAGGTTTACGGCTTACCTTTAAAAGTTTTAGGTCGTGTAAAAGCTAAAAATCAAAAATAA
- the thiL gene encoding thiamine-phosphate kinase, producing the protein MIGEFELIKKLISILGENTIGDDTAYIKIGETGLNITCDAFLEDVHFLRDYPPEAIGFKAISINVSDVVANGGKPLYGLISLMIPEDIDERFIERIYEGVKYACDFYKLRIVGGNVSRASKLGIDVFLIGEIDRFVSRAGANVGDDVVVSGTLGDSYAGFRLLTTKKDYEDYELRLIERHLRPTARIDYINHIRKYASASMDISDGLSSDLWHLAERSSVVIEIDLNKIPISRELKLYASKENLNPYDIALSGGEDYQLLFCQKKEHFNPFLDNTVIGRVIEKGKASVLVNGKELERTGFDHFKKR; encoded by the coding sequence ATGATAGGTGAGTTTGAGCTTATAAAAAAACTAATCTCAATCCTTGGAGAAAATACTATAGGAGACGATACAGCTTATATAAAGATTGGAGAGACTGGGCTCAATATCACCTGCGATGCTTTTTTAGAAGATGTTCATTTTTTAAGAGATTATCCACCAGAAGCCATTGGCTTTAAAGCCATATCTATAAATGTATCCGATGTTGTGGCAAACGGAGGCAAACCTCTTTATGGACTTATCTCTCTTATGATACCAGAAGATATAGATGAAAGATTTATAGAACGTATATACGAAGGTGTAAAATATGCCTGTGATTTTTATAAACTTAGGATAGTAGGGGGCAATGTATCAAGAGCTTCAAAGCTTGGTATAGATGTATTTTTAATAGGTGAAATAGATAGGTTTGTATCAAGAGCTGGTGCAAACGTGGGTGATGATGTGGTAGTAAGTGGAACTCTTGGGGATTCGTACGCTGGTTTTAGGCTTTTAACAACAAAAAAAGATTATGAGGATTATGAATTAAGACTCATAGAAAGGCATTTAAGACCCACTGCCAGAATAGACTATATAAATCATATAAGAAAATACGCCAGTGCCTCTATGGATATATCCGATGGACTATCTTCTGATTTATGGCATCTTGCAGAGCGCTCAAGCGTTGTAATAGAGATAGATTTAAACAAAATACCTATTTCTCGTGAACTAAAGCTTTACGCTTCAAAAGAAAATCTAAACCCTTACGATATAGCTTTGTCTGGAGGAGAAGATTATCAGCTTTTATTTTGTCAAAAAAAAGAACACTTTAATCCATTTTTAGATAACACAGTAATAGGACGTGTGATAGAAAAGGGTAAAGCGTCGGTACTTGTAAATGGAAAAGAGCTTGAAAGAACGGGTTTTGATCACTTTAAAAAACGATAA
- a CDS encoding ATP-binding protein, producing MPKLTSKYYFLSRPRRFGKSLFLDTLKEAFSGNKELFKGLYLYDNWDWEKRYPIIKLDLSQAYPDTEENLIKSLDSFLKAVAKEHQITLEEEILGLKFKELIQKLYEKYNQKVVVLIDEYDKPILDVIEDIEKARRNRDILKKFFEILKPSDPYLKLAFLTGVSRFSKVSIFSGLNQLNDITIDPSFATVCGYTQSELESVFEDRLKDFDKEKIKVWYNGYAWLGESVYNPFDILLLFDKKMFKPYWFETGTPTFLIKMFMKNRYYIPELENLEVGDEILSNLDVDNIRVENLLFQAGYLTIKEFKTKGNKNLYTLSFPNLEVKMSFNDFFLGYVIENISLKDKTEIGLIEAFENRQVEKLKDILHRFFASIPHDWYRKNDIDSYEGFYASIVYALFNGAGLNVIAEDNTSKGQIDLSVFNQDSVYIIEFKVVEDKEEGVALKQIKEKRYYEKYKGKYQEIYLIGIEFSKKDKNIVSFEWEKI from the coding sequence ATACCAAAACTAACAAGCAAATATTACTTTCTATCCCGTCCCAGAAGGTTTGGTAAATCTCTTTTTCTTGATACACTAAAAGAAGCATTTTCTGGCAACAAAGAACTATTTAAAGGGCTTTATCTATACGATAATTGGGATTGGGAGAAAAGATATCCTATTATAAAGCTTGATTTAAGCCAAGCTTATCCAGATACAGAGGAAAATCTTATAAAATCATTAGATTCTTTCCTAAAAGCTGTAGCAAAAGAGCATCAAATAACCTTAGAAGAAGAGATACTAGGCCTAAAATTTAAAGAACTCATCCAAAAGCTATACGAAAAATACAATCAAAAAGTGGTGGTACTTATAGATGAATACGATAAACCAATACTTGATGTAATAGAAGATATAGAAAAAGCAAGAAGAAATAGAGATATACTAAAAAAGTTTTTTGAGATACTAAAGCCCTCCGATCCTTATCTAAAGCTTGCCTTTCTAACAGGTGTATCGAGGTTCTCAAAAGTATCAATCTTTAGCGGTTTAAACCAGCTAAACGATATAACCATAGACCCAAGCTTTGCCACTGTTTGCGGATATACCCAATCTGAGCTTGAAAGTGTGTTTGAAGACAGATTAAAGGATTTTGATAAAGAAAAGATAAAAGTCTGGTACAACGGCTACGCTTGGCTTGGAGAGAGTGTTTACAATCCTTTTGATATATTGCTTTTGTTTGATAAGAAAATGTTTAAACCTTACTGGTTTGAGACAGGGACACCTACATTTCTTATTAAGATGTTTATGAAAAATAGATACTACATCCCAGAGCTTGAAAACCTTGAAGTAGGAGATGAGATTTTGTCAAACCTTGATGTGGATAATATAAGGGTAGAAAATCTTTTGTTTCAAGCTGGTTATCTTACCATAAAAGAATTTAAAACAAAAGGCAACAAAAACTTATACACACTATCTTTTCCAAACCTTGAAGTAAAAATGAGTTTTAACGACTTTTTCTTAGGCTATGTGATAGAAAATATTTCTTTAAAAGATAAAACTGAAATAGGTCTAATAGAGGCTTTTGAGAATAGACAAGTAGAAAAATTAAAAGACATCTTACATAGATTTTTTGCAAGCATTCCACATGATTGGTATAGGAAAAACGATATAGACTCGTATGAAGGTTTTTATGCATCTATTGTATATGCACTTTTTAACGGAGCAGGGCTAAATGTAATAGCAGAAGACAACACCAGCAAAGGCCAAATAGATCTTAGTGTCTTTAACCAAGACAGCGTTTATATAATAGAGTTTAAAGTGGTAGAAGACAAAGAAGAAGGCGTTGCTTTAAAACAGATAAAAGAAAAAAGGTATTATGAAAAGTATAAAGGCAAATACCAAGAGATCTATCTAATAGGGATAGAGTTTAGCAAAAAAGATAAGAACATTGTAAGTTTTGAGTGGGAAAAGATATAG
- a CDS encoding MBL fold metallo-hydrolase, translated as MGKLKIETIPTKPIDENCTVIKNEDTKEAIVIDPGSDVENILETIGDFKVVAILATHGHYDHVGQVATLKERYNAPFYMHKEDEFLLNDELFPGFSIYLNAKKPPKPDVYIKDGDKLSIANVDIEIIHTPGHTPGGCCFYLPSQNTLIAGDTLFKGGVGRTDLPGGSWEELSKSLKKIFSILPKDTHVICGHYQDTSLEHELTFNPFLRGLW; from the coding sequence ATGGGGAAACTGAAAATAGAAACGATACCGACCAAACCGATTGATGAAAACTGCACTGTTATAAAAAACGAAGATACAAAAGAAGCTATAGTGATAGACCCAGGTTCTGATGTAGAAAATATATTAGAAACTATAGGTGATTTTAAAGTAGTAGCCATACTGGCCACACACGGGCATTACGATCATGTAGGACAAGTAGCCACATTAAAAGAGCGCTACAACGCTCCTTTTTACATGCACAAAGAAGATGAGTTTTTATTAAACGATGAGTTATTCCCTGGGTTTTCAATCTATCTAAACGCAAAAAAACCTCCAAAACCAGATGTTTATATAAAAGATGGTGACAAGCTCAGTATTGCCAATGTAGATATAGAGATTATCCACACACCAGGTCATACCCCAGGCGGGTGTTGTTTTTATCTACCATCTCAAAATACACTTATAGCTGGGGATACGCTTTTTAAAGGCGGTGTTGGAAGGACAGATCTACCAGGTGGTTCTTGGGAAGAATTGTCAAAGTCTTTAAAAAAGATTTTTTCTATACTTCCAAAAGATACCCATGTTATATGTGGGCACTATCAAGATACAAGCTTAGAGCATGAGTTAACATTCAATCCATTTTTGAGGGGTTTATGGTAA
- a CDS encoding ABC transporter permease: MWKTKFALSVIVFLTILAIGADFIAPYSYKKQFRDYVFAPPTPLHLSLHGLYIYKLKPVQSLTRTYMEDKNKICYIDFFIKSKNGFKLFRPNCGHIFLLGTDALGRDEFSRLLYALRVSLAISIIGAITTITIGTLIGSLAGYVGGILDNIVMRLVEVMMAMPTFYLMLSIRALFPLDISGVYVFGMIVFILSFFGFAPFSRIIRGMVLSIREYDYVNVAKFYGANPFYIIFKHILPNIKSYIVISAVLSIPAYIVAEGSLSFLGLGIEEPYPSLGNMLPKSIYTILLYPWTLSSAIVIFLLIVALNLLGDGLSEQG; the protein is encoded by the coding sequence ATGTGGAAAACTAAGTTTGCACTTAGTGTAATTGTATTCTTAACAATCCTTGCTATAGGTGCAGATTTTATAGCCCCTTACTCGTATAAAAAGCAATTTAGAGACTATGTATTTGCCCCACCTACTCCTCTACATTTATCCTTACATGGGCTTTATATATACAAATTAAAACCTGTCCAATCTCTAACTAGAACCTATATGGAGGATAAAAATAAAATCTGTTATATAGATTTTTTCATAAAATCAAAAAACGGTTTTAAGCTTTTTAGACCAAACTGTGGGCATATATTTTTACTTGGTACAGATGCCCTTGGAAGAGATGAATTTTCTAGACTTTTATACGCTTTAAGAGTCTCACTTGCAATATCTATAATAGGTGCTATTACCACAATTACAATAGGTACTTTAATAGGTAGCTTGGCCGGATATGTAGGTGGTATTTTAGATAACATAGTGATGAGATTGGTAGAAGTTATGATGGCTATGCCTACATTCTATCTTATGCTATCTATAAGAGCGCTTTTCCCACTTGATATATCTGGGGTTTATGTGTTTGGAATGATTGTTTTTATTTTGTCGTTTTTTGGTTTTGCACCCTTTTCAAGGATTATAAGGGGAATGGTTTTATCAATAAGAGAATACGATTATGTAAATGTTGCAAAATTTTACGGAGCAAACCCTTTTTATATCATATTTAAACATATTCTACCAAACATAAAAAGCTACATCGTGATAAGCGCAGTTTTATCTATACCTGCTTACATAGTAGCTGAAGGTTCTCTTAGCTTTTTAGGGCTTGGTATAGAAGAACCATATCCATCTTTAGGAAACATGCTACCAAAAAGCATATACACTATACTGCTCTATCCTTGGACGCTATCCTCAGCTATTGTGATATTTTTACTTATAGTGGCGTTAAACCTCTTAGGAGACGGGCTATCAGAGCAAGGATGA
- a CDS encoding DUF58 domain-containing protein → MNVKITPLGIFYIIIMLLFGFAAINTANNLLYMITSFMMAFMIISGIISYYNIKFLELTFIKAYDFFANEPGKVIISIKNKKSWPSFLINIFVAKDLNKDVKRFFKTYKTFEIVYEKSLFMLKAKEEKQIELIITFEKRGNYKELEVYISSDFPFGFAYREIKYTVPADIYVYPNPKQCKINTANYKSEKGFIKTNEGQDLYQIREYHNEHPKYINWKASAKVQKLMVNDFSDFISKEIILKPEDFDMDLEQKLSCMSYILVEASKENAKVGLDWYGFKIPPGDSSFHYIKILRFLSTV, encoded by the coding sequence ATGAATGTAAAGATAACCCCACTTGGTATATTTTATATTATCATCATGCTTCTTTTTGGATTTGCCGCCATAAATACCGCCAACAACCTCCTTTACATGATCACATCCTTTATGATGGCTTTTATGATAATAAGTGGCATTATATCATACTACAATATTAAATTTTTAGAACTTACATTTATAAAAGCTTATGATTTTTTTGCAAATGAACCAGGGAAAGTTATCATATCTATAAAAAATAAAAAAAGCTGGCCTTCTTTTCTTATAAATATATTTGTGGCAAAAGATTTAAATAAAGATGTAAAAAGATTTTTTAAAACATATAAAACCTTTGAAATAGTTTATGAAAAATCTCTTTTTATGCTAAAAGCCAAAGAAGAAAAACAGATAGAGCTTATAATAACTTTTGAAAAAAGAGGCAATTACAAAGAGCTTGAGGTTTACATATCCTCTGATTTTCCTTTTGGTTTTGCATATAGAGAGATAAAGTATACAGTCCCAGCAGATATATACGTATATCCAAACCCAAAACAATGCAAAATAAATACAGCTAACTACAAATCGGAAAAAGGTTTTATAAAGACGAACGAAGGACAAGATCTTTATCAAATAAGAGAATATCATAACGAACATCCAAAGTATATAAACTGGAAAGCTTCCGCCAAAGTGCAAAAGTTGATGGTAAATGATTTTTCGGATTTTATAAGCAAAGAAATCATACTAAAACCAGAGGATTTTGATATGGACTTAGAACAAAAGCTGTCTTGCATGAGCTATATACTGGTAGAAGCTTCCAAAGAAAATGCAAAAGTGGGTCTTGATTGGTATGGATTTAAAATACCACCCGGGGATTCTTCGTTTCATTATATAAAAATTCTAAGATTTTTATCCACTGTATAA
- a CDS encoding fumarylacetoacetate hydrolase family protein has translation MYRFQRKNDSIWLLGKNEEIEFKPTKVVCVGLNYKAHAKELNMDIPKEPLLFLKPTSSIILDQEDIIYPKASTRVDYEGELAIVISKTSKKLSYKDAKDAILGFSIANDVTARDLQKKDIQFTRAKSFDTFCPVGPVVVKDVDPSNLNIKTYLNNQLKQRGNTSDMIFDVYEIISFVSHIMSLYPHDIIITGTPPGVGPMQIGDKVSIEIEGIGILTNIVKEDVEN, from the coding sequence ATGTATAGATTTCAAAGAAAAAACGATAGCATCTGGCTTTTAGGAAAAAATGAAGAAATAGAATTTAAGCCCACAAAAGTTGTGTGCGTTGGACTAAACTATAAAGCCCATGCCAAAGAGCTCAATATGGATATACCAAAAGAACCCCTTTTGTTTTTAAAGCCCACAAGCAGCATCATTTTAGATCAAGAAGATATAATATACCCAAAAGCCTCTACAAGAGTTGATTACGAAGGAGAGCTTGCTATAGTTATATCTAAAACATCCAAAAAACTCTCTTACAAAGATGCAAAAGATGCAATACTGGGCTTTTCTATAGCAAACGATGTCACGGCAAGGGATCTGCAGAAAAAAGATATCCAGTTTACAAGAGCAAAATCTTTTGATACGTTTTGTCCTGTAGGACCAGTGGTAGTAAAAGACGTAGATCCATCTAATCTAAATATCAAAACGTATCTAAACAACCAATTGAAGCAACGTGGCAACACTTCAGATATGATATTTGATGTATATGAGATTATAAGCTTTGTATCGCATATTATGAGTCTTTATCCACACGATATTATCATAACAGGTACACCACCGGGTGTTGGTCCTATGCAAATAGGAGACAAAGTAAGTATAGAGATAGAAGGTATAGGTATTTTAACAAACATCGTTAAAGAAGATGTGGAAAACTAA